In the genome of Mycteria americana isolate JAX WOST 10 ecotype Jacksonville Zoo and Gardens chromosome 7, USCA_MyAme_1.0, whole genome shotgun sequence, one region contains:
- the LOC142412832 gene encoding uncharacterized protein LOC142412832 has product MAAQKDKCTVKQAEQEASESLQDLIKSLQAELEAEWKKWVQAETTANKLQNQLRDTFVRECDLQSELAEAQREDLESECGHSSLSKEHELVDGGRGVAGHYPWEEMEQAKCQLDERTAPQLRPLLKTEFQYEGSTNTTLEIITKEIPYSATELAKLQEKYSRLPREMETEYVWRVSLLRGERIKLSEEEAQEYWGPGVFLTIPDTRASWSLTQRAAYQAGGLDPMERGDPVTIPTLGLDQITGSVQKAACLQLMHDQHLIPHQPSPMLLKADPNQMKPLIKGLPDPLKLYSIQI; this is encoded by the coding sequence ATGGCAGCACAAAAGGATAAGTGCACAGTAAAACAGGCTGAGCAAGAGGCAAGTGAATCGTTACAAGATTTGattaaaagcttgcaagcagagctAGAAGCTGAGTGGAAAAAATGGGTGCAAGCGGAAACAACAGCGAATaagttgcagaatcagttgcgcgatACTTTTGTCAGGGAGTGCGATTTGCAGTCGGAGCTAGCAGAGGCGCAGAGAGAGGATCTTgagagcgagtgtgggcactCCAGTCTGTCTAAGGAACACGAGCTAGTTGACGGGGGGCggggggtagctggccactacccctgggaggaaatggaacaggcAAAGTGCCAACTTgacgagagaactgctccccaacttcgcccacttctcaaaacagaatttcaatatgaagggagTACCAATACCACActggaaatcataacaaaagaaattccctatagtgcaactgaattggcaaaattacaagaaaaatatagtaggctccctagggaaatggagacagaatatgtgtggagaGTGTCCCTCCTGAGGGGGGagagaattaaactttctgaggaggaggcgcaggaatactggggtccaggcgtgtttctaaccatccccgacactcgagcctcctggtccctcactcaaagggcggCATACCaggctggagggctagaccccatggaacggggagatccggtgaccatccccactctgGGACTGGATCAAATTACCGGAAGtgtgcagaaagctgcctgcctccagctcatgcatgaCCAGCACTtaataccccatcagccctcaccgatgttgctaaaagccgaccccaatcaaatgaaacccctgataaagggcctccctgaccccctaaagctatATTCCATACAAATCTAG